One Triticum dicoccoides isolate Atlit2015 ecotype Zavitan chromosome 4B, WEW_v2.0, whole genome shotgun sequence genomic window carries:
- the LOC119291510 gene encoding DNA topoisomerase 3-alpha-like isoform X2: MPPGGGAIRVLNVAEKPSVAKSVAEXXXXXXXXXXAGRSRYNRVFEFNYAIGAQACHMLVTSVTGHLMELDFDDRYRRWYSCDPAELFHAPVRKAVPQDKQDIKRTLEEEARTCQWLVLWLDCDREGENIAYEVVDICAGANRNLNIWRARFSALIPREIHEAVQHLARPNKLFADAVDARQEIDLRIGASFTRFQTMLLKDAFVLDVSGEERNMVLSYGPCQFPTLGFIVERFWEIQAHEPEEFWTINCSHTSDEGTASFIWIRGHLFDYSSAVVIYEMCVHEPMATVQNVRNQEKLKYPPYPLSTVELQKRASRCCRMSSEHTMKVAEELYQAGFISYPRTETDSFSPNTDLHAIVREQVDHPDWGTYAQRLLNPEERLWRNPSNGGHDDKAHPPIHPTKFSTGENNWSPDHKKVYELVVRHFLACCSQPAVGAETTVEVDIAGEQFNASGRVVLAKNYLDVYRYDSWGGSLLPTYTIGQQFVPTSLTLDSGVTRPPPLLAEADLLSCMDKAGIGTDATMHEHIKKLLDRCYATKDANSRFSPTNLGEALVMGYDEMGYELWKPYLRTMMESDMKSVSVGTKSKAQVLEGCLQQMKACFLDARANKVKLLDAMGTFFARSNRPINETQNTIEVVRPCGACNDSEMLLKRRPNGGFMVGCRGFPQCRNVVWLPGSLAEAAVTQQICPTCVPGPVYKIQFKFNRRDIPPSFDVDHLGCIGGCDDVLKELTEMSRFQHHNQTTTPARSQSQTQTTSTSGVRQGAPRQDLPTGSRSTGQFANQHTPAVNPQGRGQSQTPSGVGVRQGTPRQDLHTVFRTASQFANEQQTPGVNPQGFRSTHTGLTQNSRNASSSGEVLCTTCGEACINRTANTEANRGRKFYKCQNPGCGFFVWEDELDNVAPRGRGRGSRGGGRQASASASASAGRRGGGRGRRGRGNADADGMTFVSATGDTVHGCCFTCGDPSHFANACPNRGR; encoded by the exons GATAAACAGGACATAAAGAGAACATTGGAAGAGGAAGCTAGGACGTGTCAATGGCTTGTGTTATGGCTTGATTGTGATAGAGAGGGCGAGAATATCGCATATGAAGTGGTTGACATTTGTGCGGGCGCCAATCGTAATCTAAACATTTGGAGAGCTCGTTTCTCAGCTTTGATTCCCAG GGAAATACATGAAGCTGTGCAACATCTCGCCAGACCCAACAAGCTATTTGCTGATGCTGTGGATGCAAGACAG GAAATTGACCTTCGCATAGGTGCCTCCTTCACTAGGTTTCAAACAATGCTGCTAAAAGATGCATTTGTCCTTGATGTCAGTGGGGAAGAAAGGAATATGGTTCTGAGCTATGGTCCTTGCCAG TTTCCAACTCTAGGATTTATAGTTGAGCGTTTCTGGGAGATACAAGCTCACGAACCTGAAGAGTTCTGGACAATAAATTGTTCTCACACTTCAGATGAAGGCACCGCGTCGTTTATTTGGAT ACGTGGCCATTTGTTTGATTACTCATCCGCTGTTGTGATCTATGAAATGTGTGTCCATGAACCAATGGCAACA GTACAGAATGTCAGGAATCAGGAGAAACTAAAATACCCTCCATACCCACTAAGTACCGTGGAGCTTCAGAAACGTGCTTCTAGGTGCTGCAGAATGAGTTCAGAGCACACAATGAAG GTGGCTGAAGAACTTTACCAAGCTGGATTCATTAGTTATCCCAGGACAGAGACTGATAGTTTCTCTCCAAACACTGATCTGCAT GCAATTGTACGTGAACAAGTGGATCATCCTGATTGGGGAACGTATGCCCAACGTCTTCTGAATCCTGAAGAAAGGCTCTGGAGAAATCCCAGCAATGGTGGTCATGATGACAAGGCACATCCTCCTATTCATCCAACAAAGTTTTCGACTGGTGAAAACAACTGGTCTCCAGACCACAAG AAAGTGTATGAGCTAGTTGTTCGCCATTTCCTTGCTTGTTGCTCCCAACCTGCAGTTGGAGCCGAGACAACTGTGGAAGTTGACATTGCCGGTGAACAGTTCAATGCATCAGGGCGTGTCGTACTTGCT AAAAATTATTTGGACGTTTATCGTTATGACTCATGGGGTGGTTCATTACTTCCAACATACACCATCGGACAGCAG TTTGTTCCGACGTCTTTAACACTTGATTCAGGAGTAACTCGACCACCACCTCTTCTTGCTGAAGCTGACCTCCTTAGCTGCATGGATAAA GCAGGAATCGGCACCGATGCAACCATGCATGAACACATAAAAAAGCTACTTGACCGTTGTTATGCAACCAAAGATGCAAATTCACGTTTCTCCCCAACAAATCTT GGGGAGGCGTTGGTAATGGGTTATGATGAAATGGG GTATGAGCTTTGGAAACCTTATTTACGAACAATGATGGAATCTGACATGAAATCAGTTAGTGTCGGTACAAAGAGTAAAGCGCAAGTACTTGAGGGTTGTTTGCAGCAGATGAAGGCTTGTTTTCTGGAC GCAAGGGCAAACAAAGTGAAGCTCCTTGATGCAATGGGAACATTCTTTGCTAG GTCAAATAGACCTATCAATGAGACACAAAATACCATTGAAGTTGTAAGACCCTGTGGTGCATGCAACGACTCTGAAATGTTGCTGAAGCGAAGGCCG AATGGTGGTTTTATGGTTGGCTGTCGGGGCTTTCCTCAGTGTAGAAATGTAGTATGGCTGCCCGGGTCCCTTGCAGAAGCTGCTGTGACGCAACAAATTTGTCCTACCTGCGTTCCAG GTCCTGTTTATAAGATCCAATTTAAGTTCAACCGAAGGGATATCCCACCAAGTTTCGATGTTGATCACCTGG GTTGCATTGGTGGATGTGATGATGTACTCAAAGAGCTTACAGAGATGAGTAGATTTCAACATCATAACCAGACTACGACGCCAG CAAGAAGCCAAAGCCAGACTCAGACTACATCTACGAGTGGTGTAAGGCAGGGGGCTCCAAGGCAGGATTTACCTACTGGTTCTCGTTCAACGGGGCAATTTGCTAACCAGCACACACCTGCTGTGAACCCCCAAG GGAGAGGTCAAAGCCAGACTCCGAGTGGTGTCGGAGTAAGGCAGGGGACTCCAAGGCAGGATTTGCATACTGTTTTTCGTACGGCCAGCCAGTTTGCTAATGAGCAGCAGACACCTGGTGTGAATCCACAAGGCTTTCGTTCGACCCACACGGGCCTCACCCAAAACTCAAGAAATGCATCATCATCAG GTGAAGTACTCTGCACTACATGTGGAGAGGCCTGCATAAATCGAACGGCTAATACAGAGGCGAACAGAGGGAGGAAGTTCTATAAATGTCAAAATCCTGGATGCGGCTTTTTTGT ATGGGAAGACGAGCTGGATAACGTGGCGCCCAGGGGCCGTGGGCGCGGCAGCCGCGGTGGCGGCAGGCAAGCATCCGCGTCCGCATCTGCATCGGCAGGTCGTAGAGGCGGCGGGCGAGGCAGGAGGGGCCGGGGGAACGCCGACGCCGACGGCATGACGTTCGTCTCGGCGACCGGCGACACCGTGCACGGCTGCTGCTTCACCTGCGGCGACCCTTCCCACTTCGCCAACGCATGCCCAAACCGTGGGAGATAG
- the LOC119291510 gene encoding DNA topoisomerase 3-alpha-like isoform X1 gives MLLKDAFVLDVSGEERNMVLSYGPCQFPTLGFIVERFWEIQAHEPEEFWTINCSHTSDEGTASFIWIRGHLFDYSSAVVIYEMCVHEPMATVQNVRNQEKLKYPPYPLSTVELQKRASRCCRMSSEHTMKVAEELYQAGFISYPRTETDSFSPNTDLHAIVREQVDHPDWGTYAQRLLNPEERLWRNPSNGGHDDKAHPPIHPTKFSTGENNWSPDHKKVYELVVRHFLACCSQPAVGAETTVEVDIAGEQFNASGRVVLAKNYLDVYRYDSWGGSLLPTYTIGQQFVPTSLTLDSGVTRPPPLLAEADLLSCMDKAGIGTDATMHEHIKKLLDRCYATKDANSRFSPTNLGEALVMGYDEMGYELWKPYLRTMMESDMKSVSVGTKSKAQVLEGCLQQMKACFLDARANKVKLLDAMGTFFARSNRPINETQNTIEVVRPCGACNDSEMLLKRRPNGGFMVGCRGFPQCRNVVWLPGSLAEAAVTQQICPTCVPGPVYKIQFKFNRRDIPPSFDVDHLGCIGGCDDVLKELTEMSRFQHHNQTTTPARSQSQTQTTSTSGVRQGAPRQDLPTGSRSTGQFANQHTPAVNPQGRGQSQTPSGVGVRQGTPRQDLHTVFRTASQFANEQQTPGVNPQGFRSTHTGLTQNSRNASSSGEVLCTTCGEACINRTANTEANRGRKFYKCQNPGCGFFVWEDELDNVAPRGRGRGSRGGGRQASASASASAGRRGGGRGRRGRGNADADGMTFVSATGDTVHGCCFTCGDPSHFANACPNRGR, from the exons ATGCTGCTAAAAGATGCATTTGTCCTTGATGTCAGTGGGGAAGAAAGGAATATGGTTCTGAGCTATGGTCCTTGCCAG TTTCCAACTCTAGGATTTATAGTTGAGCGTTTCTGGGAGATACAAGCTCACGAACCTGAAGAGTTCTGGACAATAAATTGTTCTCACACTTCAGATGAAGGCACCGCGTCGTTTATTTGGAT ACGTGGCCATTTGTTTGATTACTCATCCGCTGTTGTGATCTATGAAATGTGTGTCCATGAACCAATGGCAACA GTACAGAATGTCAGGAATCAGGAGAAACTAAAATACCCTCCATACCCACTAAGTACCGTGGAGCTTCAGAAACGTGCTTCTAGGTGCTGCAGAATGAGTTCAGAGCACACAATGAAG GTGGCTGAAGAACTTTACCAAGCTGGATTCATTAGTTATCCCAGGACAGAGACTGATAGTTTCTCTCCAAACACTGATCTGCAT GCAATTGTACGTGAACAAGTGGATCATCCTGATTGGGGAACGTATGCCCAACGTCTTCTGAATCCTGAAGAAAGGCTCTGGAGAAATCCCAGCAATGGTGGTCATGATGACAAGGCACATCCTCCTATTCATCCAACAAAGTTTTCGACTGGTGAAAACAACTGGTCTCCAGACCACAAG AAAGTGTATGAGCTAGTTGTTCGCCATTTCCTTGCTTGTTGCTCCCAACCTGCAGTTGGAGCCGAGACAACTGTGGAAGTTGACATTGCCGGTGAACAGTTCAATGCATCAGGGCGTGTCGTACTTGCT AAAAATTATTTGGACGTTTATCGTTATGACTCATGGGGTGGTTCATTACTTCCAACATACACCATCGGACAGCAG TTTGTTCCGACGTCTTTAACACTTGATTCAGGAGTAACTCGACCACCACCTCTTCTTGCTGAAGCTGACCTCCTTAGCTGCATGGATAAA GCAGGAATCGGCACCGATGCAACCATGCATGAACACATAAAAAAGCTACTTGACCGTTGTTATGCAACCAAAGATGCAAATTCACGTTTCTCCCCAACAAATCTT GGGGAGGCGTTGGTAATGGGTTATGATGAAATGGG GTATGAGCTTTGGAAACCTTATTTACGAACAATGATGGAATCTGACATGAAATCAGTTAGTGTCGGTACAAAGAGTAAAGCGCAAGTACTTGAGGGTTGTTTGCAGCAGATGAAGGCTTGTTTTCTGGAC GCAAGGGCAAACAAAGTGAAGCTCCTTGATGCAATGGGAACATTCTTTGCTAG GTCAAATAGACCTATCAATGAGACACAAAATACCATTGAAGTTGTAAGACCCTGTGGTGCATGCAACGACTCTGAAATGTTGCTGAAGCGAAGGCCG AATGGTGGTTTTATGGTTGGCTGTCGGGGCTTTCCTCAGTGTAGAAATGTAGTATGGCTGCCCGGGTCCCTTGCAGAAGCTGCTGTGACGCAACAAATTTGTCCTACCTGCGTTCCAG GTCCTGTTTATAAGATCCAATTTAAGTTCAACCGAAGGGATATCCCACCAAGTTTCGATGTTGATCACCTGG GTTGCATTGGTGGATGTGATGATGTACTCAAAGAGCTTACAGAGATGAGTAGATTTCAACATCATAACCAGACTACGACGCCAG CAAGAAGCCAAAGCCAGACTCAGACTACATCTACGAGTGGTGTAAGGCAGGGGGCTCCAAGGCAGGATTTACCTACTGGTTCTCGTTCAACGGGGCAATTTGCTAACCAGCACACACCTGCTGTGAACCCCCAAG GGAGAGGTCAAAGCCAGACTCCGAGTGGTGTCGGAGTAAGGCAGGGGACTCCAAGGCAGGATTTGCATACTGTTTTTCGTACGGCCAGCCAGTTTGCTAATGAGCAGCAGACACCTGGTGTGAATCCACAAGGCTTTCGTTCGACCCACACGGGCCTCACCCAAAACTCAAGAAATGCATCATCATCAG GTGAAGTACTCTGCACTACATGTGGAGAGGCCTGCATAAATCGAACGGCTAATACAGAGGCGAACAGAGGGAGGAAGTTCTATAAATGTCAAAATCCTGGATGCGGCTTTTTTGT ATGGGAAGACGAGCTGGATAACGTGGCGCCCAGGGGCCGTGGGCGCGGCAGCCGCGGTGGCGGCAGGCAAGCATCCGCGTCCGCATCTGCATCGGCAGGTCGTAGAGGCGGCGGGCGAGGCAGGAGGGGCCGGGGGAACGCCGACGCCGACGGCATGACGTTCGTCTCGGCGACCGGCGACACCGTGCACGGCTGCTGCTTCACCTGCGGCGACCCTTCCCACTTCGCCAACGCATGCCCAAACCGTGGGAGATAG